The proteins below are encoded in one region of Knoellia sp. S7-12:
- a CDS encoding phosphotransferase → MTELWTDPQWLAGAHAWVDEQTDALGLERTGDAEQPHITVWSTVLKVPTTAGSVWFKANHGRLQHEAALVTLLAERVPDRVEPLLAADLDRGWMLMRDAGTRMRELVVVEASLVRWHPVLDSVARISVAMEDDVDALLAIGVPDVRLAILPASYAALLEEIDVAPRFRAATGWVAELCEQLAVYGIRESLQHDDLHDGQVFVRDGRHWVVDWGDACVSHPFFALAVALEGQIAWGLDDVENSVDTGPFRDTFLAPYAAAYPNLSHADLVEAARLATRLGWAARAVNGHLSVDQASTRRRLEMFVDGRVED, encoded by the coding sequence ATGACCGAGCTCTGGACCGACCCCCAGTGGCTTGCCGGTGCCCACGCGTGGGTCGACGAGCAGACCGACGCGCTCGGGCTGGAGCGCACCGGCGACGCAGAGCAGCCGCACATCACGGTCTGGTCGACCGTGCTCAAGGTCCCGACGACCGCCGGATCGGTGTGGTTCAAGGCCAACCATGGCCGTCTACAGCACGAGGCGGCACTGGTCACGCTGCTCGCCGAGCGCGTCCCGGACCGGGTCGAGCCACTTCTGGCCGCAGACCTCGACCGCGGCTGGATGTTGATGCGTGATGCGGGGACGCGGATGCGTGAGCTGGTGGTCGTCGAGGCGAGCCTGGTGCGTTGGCACCCCGTCTTGGACTCGGTGGCGCGGATCAGCGTCGCGATGGAGGACGACGTCGACGCCCTCCTCGCGATCGGCGTCCCCGACGTGCGGCTGGCCATCCTCCCGGCGAGCTACGCCGCGCTCTTGGAGGAGATCGACGTCGCGCCTCGCTTCCGGGCCGCGACCGGCTGGGTGGCCGAGCTGTGTGAGCAGCTCGCGGTCTACGGCATCAGGGAGTCCCTGCAGCACGACGACCTTCACGACGGGCAGGTCTTCGTGCGCGATGGTCGCCACTGGGTCGTCGACTGGGGGGACGCCTGCGTCTCCCACCCGTTCTTCGCACTCGCCGTCGCACTGGAGGGTCAGATCGCCTGGGGCCTGGACGACGTCGAGAACTCCGTCGACACCGGACCGTTCCGCGACACGTTCCTCGCGCCCTACGCGGCCGCCTACCCGAACCTGTCGCACGCCGACCTGGTGGAGGCCGCGCGCCTCGCGACCCGGCTTGGCTGGGCGGCCAGAGCTGTCAACGGGCATCTCTCCGTCGACCAGGCGAGCACCCGGCGGCGGCTGGAGATGTTCGTCGACGGCCGGGTGGAGGACTGA
- a CDS encoding Ada metal-binding domain-containing protein produces MKTYTLLDKDRRPYHSPTPGTLGGYRRSKIYGRLDCPSALRSIAKGQYVQHRVFFADEEHAIAAGYRPCGSCLRPKYRQWLADSEPQKATSDTERELHNDG; encoded by the coding sequence GTGAAGACCTACACGTTGCTGGATAAGGACAGACGGCCCTACCATTCACCCACCCCCGGCACGTTGGGCGGATACCGACGCAGCAAGATCTATGGACGCCTCGATTGCCCGTCAGCCTTGCGCTCGATCGCCAAGGGCCAGTACGTCCAGCACCGGGTGTTCTTCGCCGATGAGGAACACGCCATCGCTGCCGGATACCGACCCTGCGGGTCATGCTTGCGGCCGAAGTACCGCCAATGGCTGGCGGACTCCGAGCCCCAAAAGGCCACATCAGATACCGAGCGTGAGCTGCACAACGACGGTTGA
- a CDS encoding vitamin B12-dependent ribonucleotide reductase, protein MTETAGARTGARKAKGKGVLVERIFTTPGVHPYDEVTWEKRDVVQQNWKTGVTIFEQRGVEFPDFWSVNASTIVTTKYFRGAVGTEARETGLKQLIDRVVLTYVKAGKEHGYFSSDEDAELFEHELTWALLHQVFSFNSPVWFNVGTASPQQVSACFILAVDDSMDSILNWYKEEGFIFKGGSGAGLNLSRIRSSKELLSSGGTASGPVSFMRGADASAGTIKSGGATRRAAKMVVLDVDHPDIVEFVETKAREEDKIRALRDAGFDMDLGGKDIVSVQYQNANNSVRVNDEFMRAVEEGTEFGLKSRGDGSVIETIDARALMGKIAKAAWECADPGIQYDDTINDWHTNPETGRITASNPCSEYMSLDNSSCNLASLNLLKFLKDDDTFDVVKFQQVAELVITAMDISICFADFPTEPIAKTTRDYRQLGIGYANLGALLMATGHGYDSDGGRALAASITSLLTGAAYKRSAEMAGVVGAYAGYARNADAHKRVMRKHASANDSIRTMQTMDKDIHRAATKAWDAVVKVGEKNGYRNAQASVLAPTGTIGFMMDCDTTGIEPDFSLVKFKKLVGGGSMQIVNLTIPRALRKLGYTEETVEAIVEFIADKGHVIDAPGLKTEHYEIFDTAMGARSISAMGHVRMMAATQPFLSGAISKTVNLPEDASVEEIQDVYMQGWKMGLKALAVYRDSCKVGQPLSDGGSTAKDAEAGKAAGVAAAAAGAAAAAAGPAQVVEKVVYRPTRERLPKRRSSQTTSFAIGGAEGYLTAGTYEDGRLGEVFLKFGKQGSTLAGVMDAFSIAVSVGLQYGVPLETFVEKYSNMRFEPAGMTDDQDIRMGQSLVDYVFRRLALDHMDFETRSFMGIHTAEERQRQLETGSYAPSTVEGDDSEALEDEIESYSQGVGATSPKKTAEAAPAADTSDSGAGAGAGDDLTSAGHASELKSGAGAASAREVSSDVHSSAELLEKFQGVSADAPMCMTCGTKMRPAGSCYVCEGCGSTSGCS, encoded by the coding sequence ATGACGGAGACCGCCGGCGCACGCACAGGGGCACGCAAGGCCAAAGGCAAGGGTGTGCTGGTCGAGCGCATCTTCACGACACCCGGTGTGCACCCCTATGACGAGGTGACCTGGGAGAAGCGCGACGTCGTCCAGCAGAACTGGAAGACCGGCGTCACGATCTTCGAGCAGCGCGGAGTCGAGTTCCCCGACTTCTGGAGTGTCAACGCCTCCACGATCGTCACGACGAAGTACTTCCGTGGGGCCGTCGGCACCGAGGCTCGCGAGACCGGGCTCAAGCAGCTGATCGACCGCGTCGTCCTCACCTACGTCAAGGCGGGCAAGGAGCACGGCTACTTCTCCTCCGACGAGGACGCCGAGCTCTTCGAGCACGAGCTGACCTGGGCCCTGCTGCACCAGGTGTTCAGCTTCAACTCCCCGGTCTGGTTCAACGTGGGCACGGCCTCGCCGCAGCAGGTTTCGGCCTGCTTCATCCTCGCCGTCGACGACTCGATGGACTCCATCCTCAACTGGTACAAGGAGGAGGGCTTCATCTTCAAGGGCGGCTCGGGCGCGGGTCTCAACCTGTCGCGCATCCGCTCCTCCAAGGAGCTCCTCTCCTCCGGTGGCACGGCCTCGGGACCGGTGTCGTTCATGCGTGGCGCCGACGCGTCCGCGGGCACCATCAAGTCCGGTGGCGCGACCCGTCGTGCAGCCAAGATGGTCGTCCTCGACGTGGACCACCCCGACATCGTCGAGTTCGTCGAGACCAAGGCGCGTGAGGAAGACAAGATCCGCGCGCTGCGTGACGCCGGCTTCGACATGGACCTGGGCGGCAAGGACATCGTGTCCGTGCAGTACCAGAACGCCAACAACTCGGTGCGCGTCAACGACGAGTTCATGCGCGCCGTCGAGGAGGGCACCGAGTTCGGCCTGAAGTCGCGTGGCGACGGGTCGGTCATCGAGACCATCGACGCACGCGCGCTCATGGGCAAGATCGCCAAGGCCGCATGGGAGTGCGCCGACCCGGGCATCCAGTACGACGACACGATCAACGACTGGCACACCAACCCGGAGACCGGCCGCATCACCGCGTCCAACCCCTGCTCCGAATACATGTCGCTCGACAACTCCTCGTGCAACCTCGCTTCGCTCAACCTGCTGAAGTTCCTCAAGGACGACGACACGTTCGACGTCGTGAAGTTCCAGCAGGTCGCCGAGCTCGTCATCACGGCGATGGACATCTCGATCTGCTTCGCGGACTTCCCGACCGAGCCGATCGCCAAGACGACTCGTGACTACCGCCAGCTCGGCATCGGCTACGCGAACCTGGGCGCGCTGCTCATGGCGACAGGTCACGGCTACGACTCCGATGGTGGCCGCGCGCTCGCCGCGTCGATCACCTCGCTCCTCACCGGTGCCGCCTACAAGCGCTCCGCCGAGATGGCTGGTGTCGTCGGTGCGTATGCCGGGTACGCCCGCAACGCTGACGCGCACAAGCGGGTCATGCGCAAGCACGCCTCGGCCAACGACTCGATCCGCACCATGCAGACGATGGACAAGGACATCCACCGCGCCGCGACGAAGGCGTGGGACGCCGTCGTCAAGGTCGGGGAGAAGAACGGCTACCGCAACGCCCAGGCGTCGGTGCTCGCTCCGACCGGGACCATCGGCTTCATGATGGACTGCGACACGACCGGCATCGAGCCGGACTTCTCCCTCGTCAAGTTCAAGAAGCTCGTCGGTGGCGGCTCGATGCAGATCGTCAACCTCACCATCCCGCGTGCCCTGCGCAAGCTCGGCTACACGGAGGAGACGGTCGAGGCGATCGTCGAGTTCATCGCCGACAAGGGTCACGTCATCGACGCGCCCGGCCTCAAGACCGAGCACTACGAGATCTTCGACACCGCCATGGGTGCGCGATCCATCTCCGCGATGGGTCACGTGCGGATGATGGCGGCCACGCAGCCGTTCCTCTCCGGTGCCATCTCCAAGACGGTCAACCTGCCCGAGGACGCCTCGGTGGAGGAGATCCAGGACGTCTACATGCAGGGCTGGAAGATGGGCCTCAAGGCGCTCGCGGTCTACCGCGACTCCTGCAAGGTCGGTCAGCCGCTCTCCGATGGTGGCTCCACCGCCAAGGACGCTGAGGCTGGCAAGGCTGCTGGTGTCGCTGCTGCGGCCGCCGGTGCTGCTGCTGCGGCGGCTGGTCCGGCGCAGGTCGTCGAGAAGGTTGTCTACCGCCCGACGCGTGAGCGTCTGCCAAAGCGTCGTTCCTCGCAGACGACGTCGTTCGCCATCGGTGGCGCCGAGGGTTACCTCACGGCTGGCACCTATGAGGACGGTCGCCTCGGTGAGGTCTTCCTCAAGTTCGGCAAGCAGGGTTCGACGCTCGCCGGTGTCATGGACGCGTTCTCCATCGCTGTGTCGGTTGGCCTGCAGTACGGCGTGCCGCTCGAGACGTTTGTCGAGAAGTACTCGAACATGCGCTTCGAGCCGGCCGGCATGACCGACGACCAGGACATCCGGATGGGTCAGTCGCTCGTCGACTACGTCTTCCGTCGCCTGGCCCTGGACCACATGGACTTCGAGACCCGCTCGTTCATGGGCATCCACACCGCCGAAGAGCGTCAGCGTCAGCTGGAGACGGGCTCTTACGCCCCGTCGACGGTCGAGGGTGACGACTCCGAGGCACTTGAGGACGAGATCGAGTCGTACTCGCAGGGTGTCGGTGCCACCTCGCCGAAGAAGACGGCAGAGGCGGCCCCGGCTGCCGACACGTCTGACTCGGGAGCGGGTGCTGGCGCGGGGGATGACCTCACGTCGGCAGGACACGCGAGCGAGCTGAAGTCCGGTGCCGGTGCGGCCTCAGCACGCGAGGTCTCCTCCGACGTGCACTCCTCGGCTGAGCTGCTCGAGAAGTTCCAGGGCGTCTCCGCCGACGCGCCGATGTGCATGACCTGCGGGACGAAGATGCGCCCCGCTGGGTCCTGCTACGTGTGCGAAGGCTGCGGAAGCACCAGCGGCTGCAGCTGA
- the nrdR gene encoding transcriptional regulator NrdR, whose amino-acid sequence MHCPYCRHTDSRVMDSRATDDGSSIRRRRQCPECGKRFTTVETAALSVVKRSGAAEPFSRAKVLVGVRKACQGRPVTEDQLALLAHQVEDSIRGAGQAEIDAHEVGLAVLEPLRCLDEVAYLRFASVYQAFDNVEDFEDAITLLRVERDALGQEPERMPASGPGSSVAPPD is encoded by the coding sequence ATGCACTGTCCGTACTGCCGCCACACCGACTCCCGCGTCATGGATTCGCGCGCCACCGACGACGGCTCCAGCATTCGCCGCCGTCGTCAGTGCCCCGAGTGCGGCAAGCGCTTCACGACCGTCGAGACCGCGGCACTGTCCGTCGTCAAGCGGTCCGGAGCGGCCGAACCGTTCAGCCGCGCCAAGGTCCTTGTCGGCGTCCGCAAGGCCTGCCAGGGCCGCCCGGTCACCGAGGACCAGCTCGCTCTCCTCGCCCATCAGGTCGAGGACAGCATCCGCGGCGCCGGACAGGCTGAGATCGACGCCCACGAGGTCGGTCTTGCCGTCCTCGAACCGCTGCGCTGCCTCGACGAGGTCGCCTACCTGCGGTTTGCCAGCGTCTACCAGGCCTTCGACAACGTCGAGGACTTCGAGGACGCGATCACGCTGCTGCGGGTCGAGCGCGATGCGCTGGGACAAGAACCTGAACGTATGCCGGCCAGCGGCCCAGGTTCTTCGGTCGCCCCGCCGGACTGA
- a CDS encoding VOC family protein — protein MTLKLAMITADTTDAEALGSWWAHVTGAEIAETNDGWFVIVKGGELPVTLAFQKVDEVTPGKNRLHLDLITEDLEGATDRLLAAGATLVERRGDENFRWTTLADPQGNDFCIAAQPEA, from the coding sequence ATGACTCTGAAACTGGCAATGATCACTGCCGACACCACCGACGCAGAAGCACTGGGCTCGTGGTGGGCGCACGTGACGGGCGCCGAGATCGCCGAGACCAACGACGGATGGTTCGTCATCGTCAAGGGCGGCGAGCTGCCGGTCACGCTCGCCTTCCAGAAGGTCGACGAGGTCACTCCGGGCAAGAACCGCCTCCACCTCGACCTCATCACTGAGGACCTCGAGGGAGCGACCGACCGACTCCTCGCAGCCGGGGCAACACTCGTGGAGCGCCGCGGTGACGAGAACTTCCGGTGGACCACGTTGGCCGACCCGCAGGGCAACGACTTCTGCATTGCTGCACAGCCCGAAGCCTGA
- a CDS encoding GNAT family N-acetyltransferase, with product MTSETVWETHPVTPDRFEDLADIINKNRRQTHCWCLSHRLTAAEVTELGGTGDDQREQAMRSLCEREHPPGVVTYLDGEPVGWCNIGPRSQIARLHRSKLMLPTDDLPVWSIVCVVVRSGFRKRGVTQHLIDGAVDYAVANGAPAVEAHPVDPPGRMDLTMAFVGTRAMFERSGFKVVDTTTAMASQLPRLTMRRSVQT from the coding sequence ATGACCTCCGAAACCGTGTGGGAGACGCATCCGGTCACACCTGACCGGTTCGAGGACCTCGCCGACATCATCAACAAGAACCGGCGGCAGACGCACTGCTGGTGTCTGTCGCACCGGCTCACCGCGGCCGAGGTCACCGAGCTCGGCGGCACGGGTGACGATCAGCGCGAGCAGGCGATGCGCTCCCTGTGCGAGCGCGAGCACCCGCCAGGCGTCGTCACCTACCTCGACGGGGAGCCGGTCGGCTGGTGCAACATCGGCCCTCGCTCGCAGATCGCCCGCCTCCACCGGTCCAAGCTCATGCTGCCCACCGACGACCTGCCCGTATGGAGCATCGTCTGCGTCGTCGTCCGCAGCGGCTTCCGCAAGCGCGGCGTGACGCAGCACCTCATCGATGGCGCGGTTGACTACGCCGTTGCCAACGGTGCGCCGGCTGTCGAGGCCCACCCCGTCGACCCACCGGGCCGCATGGACCTCACGATGGCGTTCGTCGGGACCAGGGCGATGTTCGAGCGCTCCGGCTTCAAGGTCGTCGACACCACCACCGCGATGGCGAGCCAGCTGCCTCGACTCACGATGCGTCGCTCGGTGCAGACCTGA
- a CDS encoding SRPBCC family protein: protein MERHITVDIDAAPEQVWDVLVDVARWPDWADTVTSVTRLDDGPFTIGAKARVEQPKLPPTEYVVTELEPGRSFTWVATGPGVRTTARHLLEPAGTSTRVRLSVEQAGPLGVVMGRLFFKGLTDRYLAAEAVGLKAHVEGAA, encoded by the coding sequence ATGGAGCGACACATCACCGTGGATATTGACGCCGCACCCGAGCAGGTCTGGGATGTCCTGGTCGACGTTGCCCGTTGGCCCGACTGGGCGGACACCGTGACGTCGGTGACCCGGCTCGACGACGGGCCGTTCACGATCGGCGCGAAGGCGCGGGTGGAGCAGCCGAAGCTGCCGCCGACGGAGTACGTCGTGACGGAGCTCGAGCCGGGGCGCTCGTTCACGTGGGTCGCGACGGGCCCGGGTGTGCGGACGACGGCGCGGCATCTGCTCGAGCCGGCGGGAACGAGCACGCGAGTGCGACTGTCGGTCGAGCAGGCGGGTCCACTCGGAGTCGTCATGGGGCGGCTCTTCTTCAAAGGGCTCACCGACCGCTACCTTGCCGCCGAGGCCGTGGGTCTGAAGGCCCACGTCGAAGGCGCGGCCTGA
- a CDS encoding winged helix DNA-binding domain-containing protein, which yields MTRTVTREWVIRRRLATQRLSSAPLPQAADAVRLLTCVQSQDAPLAAHSLAMRSRNISYAGVLAEQSAGGWVRTHILRPTWHHVAPEDLRWIQALTGAKVESSMPARHRQLGLTPEIIDRGIELLRELLADGQALTRRELGPRFAAAGLPGPGETMAHQLMCAEVRAVICSGPPRGTEHTYAVVDEIIPPARSDTWPREQSLVELTHRFYAGHGPASERDLQRWSGLTLTEIRSATAELTTTASLQTTHPMESVECQGETLWHDPTVTARASRKHTAYLLSTFDEAALTYPTTGFPRRNSDVDRTRLISEAAGGIVVVDGRDLGTFKRKTETKRVTVTVRPEADITSAEREGIAEAAEFLAAFHELPLNLVIA from the coding sequence ATGACGCGAACCGTCACCCGCGAGTGGGTCATCCGCCGACGCCTTGCAACCCAACGCCTCTCGTCCGCGCCACTCCCCCAGGCCGCCGACGCGGTGCGCCTGCTCACCTGCGTCCAATCGCAGGACGCACCTCTTGCAGCGCACTCCCTCGCGATGCGCTCACGCAACATTTCGTATGCCGGTGTGCTCGCTGAGCAGTCGGCTGGCGGTTGGGTGCGCACCCACATCTTGCGACCCACATGGCACCACGTCGCGCCGGAGGATCTCCGCTGGATCCAGGCCCTCACTGGTGCCAAGGTCGAGTCCTCCATGCCGGCCCGACACCGCCAGCTCGGCCTCACTCCAGAGATCATCGACCGGGGCATCGAGCTGCTGCGTGAACTCCTCGCCGACGGGCAGGCCCTGACGCGCAGAGAGCTCGGGCCGCGGTTCGCAGCGGCCGGGTTGCCCGGGCCCGGCGAGACGATGGCGCACCAACTGATGTGTGCCGAAGTTCGTGCGGTCATCTGCTCCGGTCCGCCGCGCGGAACCGAGCACACCTATGCCGTCGTGGACGAGATCATCCCCCCTGCACGGTCGGACACGTGGCCGCGTGAGCAGTCGCTCGTCGAACTCACCCACCGCTTCTACGCCGGGCACGGGCCTGCGTCCGAACGCGATCTCCAGCGGTGGAGTGGACTCACCCTGACCGAGATCCGCTCTGCCACAGCCGAACTCACCACCACGGCCTCCCTCCAGACGACTCACCCCATGGAGTCGGTCGAGTGCCAGGGCGAGACTCTCTGGCACGACCCCACGGTGACGGCACGCGCGTCACGCAAGCACACGGCATACCTGCTGTCGACGTTCGACGAAGCGGCCCTGACCTATCCGACGACGGGCTTCCCACGCCGGAACTCCGACGTCGACCGCACCCGGCTCATCTCCGAGGCTGCCGGCGGGATCGTCGTGGTCGACGGGCGTGACCTCGGCACGTTCAAGCGCAAGACCGAGACCAAACGGGTCACGGTGACGGTCCGGCCCGAAGCCGACATCACGTCCGCCGAACGCGAGGGCATCGCCGAAGCGGCAGAGTTCCTCGCCGCCTTCCACGAGCTGCCCCTGAACCTGGTGATCGCCTGA
- a CDS encoding VOC family protein: MSDEASGRVQKVKQLRVVVEADDYDDAVRFYRDVLGMDEIAAFSEGGEDRVAILEAGRATFEIASPAHKVAIDNVEAGGTPSPKIRIAFEVDDAESATREAEAVGAKVVAEPVLTPWMSLNSRLEAPAGLTITFFQETEDSHERAEREGFGTSRSASAVDPQ, from the coding sequence ATGAGCGATGAGGCGAGTGGGCGAGTGCAGAAGGTCAAGCAGCTGCGGGTGGTCGTCGAGGCCGACGACTACGACGACGCGGTCCGGTTCTATCGCGACGTCCTCGGCATGGACGAGATCGCGGCGTTCTCCGAGGGCGGCGAGGACCGCGTCGCGATCCTCGAGGCCGGGCGGGCGACGTTCGAGATCGCCAGCCCCGCCCACAAGGTCGCGATCGACAACGTTGAGGCTGGCGGCACACCGAGCCCGAAGATCCGGATCGCCTTCGAGGTCGACGACGCCGAGTCTGCGACCCGGGAGGCCGAAGCGGTGGGCGCGAAGGTCGTCGCGGAGCCGGTCCTCACTCCGTGGATGTCCCTCAACTCGCGACTCGAGGCGCCGGCCGGTCTGACGATCACCTTCTTCCAGGAGACCGAGGACTCGCACGAGCGGGCCGAGCGCGAGGGTTTCGGCACCAGCCGCAGCGCATCCGCAGTGGATCCGCAGTGA
- a CDS encoding LysM peptidoglycan-binding domain-containing protein, which yields MSAVAVLDGTTNGYAAPRPVAPWRPQSRRRPQPRLVLVPTGESVPEVVQPSLRLTRAGRLVLTSAVVLVALVVAFVGLTGGAAASAPAETVTVQQGQTLSEIAAEHLSGVSIATGVAELQAANDLSSAQVQAGQTIVIPQD from the coding sequence ATGAGTGCAGTTGCAGTGCTGGACGGCACGACCAATGGGTATGCCGCACCGCGTCCGGTTGCGCCGTGGCGGCCGCAGTCGCGTCGTCGGCCGCAGCCGCGTCTCGTGCTCGTTCCCACGGGCGAGTCGGTGCCCGAGGTGGTGCAGCCGTCTCTGCGGTTGACCCGCGCGGGTCGCCTGGTTCTCACGAGCGCCGTCGTGCTCGTTGCGCTCGTGGTCGCCTTTGTCGGACTGACTGGCGGAGCAGCCGCGTCGGCGCCGGCTGAGACGGTGACCGTCCAGCAGGGACAGACGCTCTCCGAGATTGCCGCCGAGCACCTCAGCGGCGTGTCCATAGCCACAGGTGTCGCCGAGCTCCAGGCCGCGAACGACCTGTCGTCCGCCCAGGTTCAGGCCGGTCAGACCATCGTCATCCCGCAGGACTGA
- the lexA gene encoding transcriptional repressor LexA: protein MSDKRGTDDAHVHQLPDRDPGDGTLTQRQRKVLEVIRNAVDRRGYPPSMREIGQAVGLTSPSSVSHQLHALEKKGYLRRDPNRPRAMEVISPDTPTDIRGYRGGATADDIDADLDPTGSGDLRPEASYVPVLGQIAAGVPILAEESVEEVFPLPKQIVGEGSLFLLKVVGDSMIDAAICDGDWVVVRQQPNADNGDIVAAMLDNEATVKTFKRKDGKVWLMPHNAAFDPIDGDHATILGKVTAVLRRI, encoded by the coding sequence ATGAGCGACAAGCGCGGCACGGACGACGCACACGTCCACCAGCTTCCCGACCGTGACCCCGGCGACGGCACGCTCACGCAGCGCCAGCGCAAGGTCCTCGAAGTCATCCGCAACGCGGTCGACCGTCGCGGCTACCCGCCAAGCATGCGTGAGATCGGCCAGGCCGTGGGTCTCACCTCTCCCAGCTCGGTCTCGCACCAGTTGCATGCCCTCGAGAAGAAGGGCTACCTCCGCCGCGACCCCAACCGGCCGCGTGCCATGGAGGTCATCTCCCCCGACACACCGACCGACATCCGCGGCTACCGCGGCGGCGCCACCGCCGACGACATCGACGCCGACCTCGACCCGACCGGTTCGGGAGACCTGCGGCCCGAGGCGAGCTACGTCCCCGTCCTGGGGCAGATCGCCGCCGGTGTGCCGATCTTGGCCGAGGAGTCCGTCGAGGAGGTCTTCCCCCTGCCCAAGCAGATCGTCGGCGAGGGCTCGCTGTTCCTGCTCAAGGTCGTCGGCGACTCGATGATCGACGCCGCGATCTGTGACGGTGACTGGGTCGTCGTGCGCCAGCAGCCCAACGCCGACAACGGTGACATCGTGGCCGCAATGCTCGACAACGAAGCGACGGTCAAGACGTTCAAGCGCAAGGACGGCAAGGTCTGGCTCATGCCGCACAACGCAGCCTTCGACCCGATCGACGGCGACCACGCCACGATCCTCGGCAAGGTCACCGCGGTCCTCCGCCGGATCTAG
- a CDS encoding Sir2 family NAD-dependent protein deacetylase, producing MSSEVNASVAEVAELLRERGPALVLTGAGISTESGIPDYRGPDGNRRVTPMSHQEFTATSAARQRYWARSFIGWQRFTVAEPNAGHHAVAELQQAGIFATVITQNVDGLHQDAGARDVIELHGTLSEVVCLTCQERVDRDLVQAFMDDANPGFASLAMGLVGDGSQVSSQIRPDGDIVLADAAVQTFTAPRCLGCGADTLKPDVVFFGGAVPKPRVEQCFALTDAAPVLVVLGSSLKVMSGYRFVRRAAAHGIPVVVVTKGPTRGDAETTHRIDAPLGVTLSALARTISERVA from the coding sequence GTGAGTTCCGAGGTCAACGCCAGCGTCGCCGAGGTGGCGGAGCTGCTGCGTGAGCGTGGCCCTGCGCTCGTCCTCACCGGTGCCGGCATCTCCACCGAGAGCGGGATCCCGGACTATCGCGGCCCGGACGGCAACCGGCGAGTCACCCCGATGTCGCATCAGGAGTTCACCGCGACGAGTGCAGCGCGACAACGCTATTGGGCGCGCAGCTTCATCGGTTGGCAGCGCTTCACGGTCGCCGAACCCAACGCCGGGCACCACGCCGTCGCCGAGCTGCAGCAAGCCGGCATCTTCGCCACGGTCATCACCCAGAACGTCGACGGTCTGCATCAGGACGCAGGTGCCCGCGACGTCATCGAGCTTCACGGGACCCTGTCGGAGGTCGTCTGCCTCACCTGCCAGGAGCGCGTCGACCGCGACCTCGTCCAAGCATTCATGGATGACGCGAACCCCGGATTCGCCTCTCTCGCAATGGGACTCGTCGGCGACGGCTCGCAGGTGAGCAGCCAGATCCGACCGGACGGAGACATCGTGCTCGCCGATGCAGCGGTGCAGACATTCACTGCGCCGCGATGTCTCGGCTGTGGTGCCGACACCCTCAAGCCGGACGTCGTCTTCTTCGGCGGTGCCGTCCCGAAGCCGCGGGTCGAGCAATGCTTCGCGCTGACCGATGCCGCGCCCGTCCTGGTCGTGCTCGGGTCGTCGCTCAAGGTGATGAGCGGATATCGGTTCGTGCGACGGGCGGCGGCACACGGCATACCCGTCGTCGTCGTCACGAAAGGCCCCACCCGCGGTGACGCCGAGACAACGCATCGGATCGATGCGCCGCTCGGCGTCACGTTGTCCGCGTTGGCCCGCACGATCAGCGAACGGGTCGCCTGA